In one window of Nocardioides sp. DNA:
- a CDS encoding FAD-binding oxidoreductase produces the protein MTLTSVAAERRTPNKVDRFLFRNRPWGVALVVVPVSAVARATEAIRDRLPGRAEQTWRSAGEHERTVAQIADRVREWAALPEAGRPALRTHRSSAASFSVRQSNKGDAMTLDVSGLDGLLALDQDAGTITVEPQATVGQITTALLPYGLMLQATLEMEEATIGGLALSQGLTTHSHQCGWVHDTVTEWEYVTGCGEVLRASADENADVFACSGMSQGTLGFLTALTLRVVPAAQEVLVTYEHVGSFDALQDRMIELMAGEDDFLEAITYAPDHAVIVRGVVTAPDDAEAALADGVVRNRQGDWHRPWFFSHVEHVEQGRRELMPIRDYLMRHDRCMCMTMKSTFPLGNTAPVRWALGWAFPPKMSVLKGMQTPAVRELTVREHVYQDVCVPAQRYADLLRLVDTAFGNYPLLVYPSRWRDRGGLQRHPDGRRGSVEAPRDAWYLNLGLYGPPPNSGSGGTVLSRVRSMLAWVREQGGYQHSYCDVFQTREEYAEQLDLDRLRAARERIGSQLLPEPYDKVRCELPWQGW, from the coding sequence GTGACCCTCACCTCAGTCGCTGCCGAACGGCGTACGCCGAACAAGGTCGACCGCTTCCTCTTCCGCAACCGGCCGTGGGGGGTCGCCCTCGTCGTCGTGCCCGTGTCCGCGGTCGCGCGCGCCACCGAGGCCATCCGAGACCGGCTGCCCGGTCGCGCCGAGCAGACCTGGCGCTCAGCAGGCGAGCACGAACGCACCGTCGCGCAGATCGCCGACCGCGTCCGCGAATGGGCCGCACTCCCCGAGGCCGGGCGACCGGCGCTGCGTACGCATCGCTCGTCCGCGGCCTCCTTCTCGGTGCGCCAGAGCAACAAGGGCGACGCGATGACCCTCGACGTGTCCGGCCTCGACGGGCTCCTGGCGCTCGATCAGGACGCTGGCACGATCACCGTGGAGCCGCAGGCGACCGTCGGCCAGATCACGACGGCGCTGCTGCCGTACGGCCTGATGTTGCAGGCCACCTTGGAGATGGAGGAGGCCACCATCGGCGGCCTCGCCCTCTCGCAGGGCCTGACCACGCATTCCCACCAGTGCGGCTGGGTCCACGACACGGTCACCGAGTGGGAGTACGTCACCGGCTGCGGCGAGGTGCTGCGCGCCAGCGCCGACGAGAACGCCGACGTGTTCGCGTGTTCGGGGATGAGCCAGGGCACTCTCGGCTTCCTCACCGCGCTGACGCTGCGGGTCGTGCCTGCGGCGCAGGAGGTGCTGGTGACCTATGAGCACGTCGGCTCGTTCGATGCGCTGCAGGACCGGATGATCGAGTTGATGGCCGGCGAGGACGACTTCCTCGAAGCGATCACGTACGCACCCGATCACGCCGTCATCGTGCGGGGCGTCGTGACTGCTCCCGACGACGCGGAGGCCGCACTGGCTGACGGAGTCGTACGCAATCGTCAAGGGGACTGGCACCGACCGTGGTTCTTCAGCCACGTGGAGCATGTCGAGCAGGGACGGCGCGAACTGATGCCGATCCGCGACTACCTGATGCGCCACGACCGCTGCATGTGCATGACGATGAAGTCGACGTTCCCGCTCGGCAACACCGCCCCCGTGCGGTGGGCGCTCGGCTGGGCGTTCCCGCCGAAGATGAGCGTGCTGAAAGGGATGCAGACACCCGCCGTGCGCGAGCTGACGGTTCGCGAGCACGTGTATCAGGACGTGTGCGTGCCAGCACAGCGCTATGCCGACCTGCTCCGGCTGGTCGACACCGCGTTCGGCAACTATCCGCTGTTGGTCTATCCCAGCCGGTGGCGCGACCGGGGCGGCCTGCAGCGCCACCCCGACGGGCGTCGCGGCTCGGTCGAGGCGCCGCGCGACGCGTGGTATCTCAATCTCGGCCTCTACGGCCCGCCACCCAACTCCGGCTCAGGTGGCACCGTGCTGAGTCGGGTGCGGTCGATGCTGGCCTGGGTGCGCGAGCAGGGCGGCTACCAGCACTCGTACTGCGACGTCTTCCAGACCCGCGAGGAGTACGCCGAGCAACTCGACCTCGACCGATTGCGTGCCGCACGCGAGCGGATCGGCAGCCAGTTGCTGCCCGAGCCGTACGACAAGGTGCGCTGCGAACTCCCCTGGCAGGGCTGGTGA
- the aat gene encoding leucyl/phenylalanyl-tRNA--protein transferase, whose product MPVEPPPSPWHFPDPDQWPQGDFIALGADLAPGTLLEAYRRGIFPMPDDTGRGPQIGWWSPMRRGILPLDGLRVTRSLRKSAKRFEIRVDSAFEEVVVSCADPDRWGGWITTDIIDAYVRLHELGWAHSVEAWRDGSLVGGLYGVGIGGLFAGESMFHRERDGSKVALAGLVDLLRSAGGPRLLDVQWQTPHLESLGVVTCSRTAYLSCLDEALALPDAFT is encoded by the coding sequence GTGCCCGTCGAACCGCCCCCGTCGCCGTGGCATTTCCCCGACCCCGACCAATGGCCCCAGGGCGATTTCATCGCGCTCGGGGCGGACCTGGCGCCCGGCACGCTGCTGGAGGCGTATCGCCGCGGCATCTTCCCGATGCCCGACGACACTGGTCGCGGACCGCAGATCGGCTGGTGGTCCCCCATGCGGCGCGGCATCTTGCCGCTCGACGGTCTGCGGGTGACCCGCTCGCTGCGCAAGTCGGCCAAGCGCTTCGAGATCCGTGTCGACTCGGCGTTCGAGGAGGTCGTGGTCTCGTGCGCCGACCCGGACCGGTGGGGCGGTTGGATCACCACCGACATCATCGACGCGTACGTCCGCCTGCACGAGCTCGGCTGGGCGCACTCGGTGGAGGCCTGGCGCGACGGTTCGCTGGTCGGCGGGCTCTATGGCGTCGGGATCGGCGGGCTTTTCGCGGGAGAGTCGATGTTCCACCGCGAACGAGACGGGTCGAAAGTGGCGCTCGCGGGGCTGGTGGACCTGCTGCGCAGCGCCGGTGGACCTCGACTGCTGGATGTGCAGTGGCAGACCCCCCACCTGGAATCCCTGGGCGTGGTCACCTGCTCGCGAACGGCCTATCTGAGCTGCCTGGACGAGGCGCTCGCCCTGCCCGATGCCTTCACTTGA
- a CDS encoding EcsC family protein, translating into MAFKDTVGRQLAPKIQELAPGLTAGFVREALHRAIEGVGPLKGARAAAEEQRREQKGNAERAIHEVIENHVRLAGAQGFVTNLGGLATATIAIPANITGLALIQCRMIAGIAHLRGYDLDDGRTRNAILIALLGEEQVNDLIKKRKIPAPPMALATAPAHDPSLDPIVSAEVASDLITRVAGKRMAATVGRRVPLVGGLVGAGADGYSTWSIGRYADRELLPRPRR; encoded by the coding sequence ATGGCGTTCAAAGACACCGTCGGCCGACAGCTGGCACCCAAGATCCAGGAGCTCGCTCCTGGCTTGACGGCGGGATTCGTACGCGAGGCGCTGCACCGCGCCATCGAAGGCGTCGGCCCGCTCAAGGGTGCGCGCGCGGCAGCCGAAGAGCAGCGCCGCGAACAGAAGGGCAACGCCGAGCGAGCCATTCACGAGGTGATCGAGAACCACGTACGCCTCGCGGGCGCCCAGGGCTTCGTGACCAACCTTGGCGGCCTTGCCACCGCCACCATCGCGATCCCGGCCAACATCACCGGCCTGGCGTTGATCCAGTGCCGGATGATCGCGGGCATCGCGCATCTGCGTGGCTATGACCTCGACGACGGGCGTACGCGCAACGCGATCCTGATCGCGCTGCTGGGCGAGGAGCAGGTCAACGACCTGATCAAGAAGCGCAAGATCCCGGCCCCGCCGATGGCGCTGGCCACCGCACCCGCGCACGACCCGAGCCTCGATCCGATCGTGTCGGCCGAGGTCGCCAGCGACCTGATCACCCGGGTCGCGGGCAAGCGGATGGCGGCGACGGTCGGGCGCCGCGTGCCCCTCGTGGGCGGGCTGGTCGGCGCCGGCGCCGACGGCTATTCGACCTGGTCGATCGGGCGCTACGCCGACCGCGAGTTGTTGCCGCGCCCGCGGCGATAG
- a CDS encoding hydroxymethylglutaryl-CoA lyase: MVTPRPGLPERVTIYEVGPRDGLQNEQAVVPVEVKAEFVRRLLAAGLPIVEATSFVHPKWVPQLADAAELVGLLRGFETPADAGSSTTGGGRGFETAGGGRGFETAGGGRGFETPAARPPQPPGAAFDLPVLVPNERGLDRALELGCRHIAIFGSATETFAQRNLNRSLEQQFEMFAPTVTRAREAGMDVRAYVSMCFGDPWEGPVPVEQVVLVSRRLLDLGASQLSIGDTIGVGTAGHVRKLIGAFDRVGVGRESLAMHFHDTYGQALTNTYAALEEGIATFDASAGGLGGCPYAKSATGNLATEDLVWMLDGLGITHGVDLPALVRTSTWMAGQLGRPSPSAVVRALGSPE, from the coding sequence ATGGTCACCCCCCGCCCCGGGCTCCCCGAACGCGTCACGATCTATGAGGTCGGTCCCCGCGACGGCCTGCAGAACGAGCAGGCGGTCGTGCCGGTCGAGGTGAAGGCGGAGTTCGTGCGCCGGCTGCTCGCGGCTGGGCTGCCGATCGTCGAGGCGACCAGTTTCGTGCACCCCAAGTGGGTGCCGCAGTTGGCGGATGCGGCGGAGTTGGTGGGGTTGTTGCGTGGTTTCGAGACGCCCGCTGACGCGGGCTCCTCAACCACCGGTGGGGGGCGTGGTTTCGAGACGGCCGGTGGGGGGCGTGGTTTCGAGACGGCCGGTGGGGGGCGTGGTTTCGAGACGCCCGCTGCGCGGCCTCCTCAACCACCGGGGGCGGCCTTCGACCTGCCCGTTCTCGTCCCCAACGAACGTGGGCTCGACCGGGCGCTCGAACTCGGCTGTCGCCACATCGCGATCTTCGGCAGCGCGACCGAGACGTTCGCCCAGCGCAACCTCAACCGCAGCCTGGAGCAGCAGTTCGAGATGTTCGCACCCACTGTGACGAGGGCGCGCGAGGCGGGGATGGACGTGCGGGCGTACGTCTCGATGTGCTTCGGGGACCCGTGGGAAGGCCCGGTGCCGGTCGAGCAGGTCGTGCTCGTGAGTCGCCGACTGCTCGACCTGGGCGCCAGCCAGCTCAGCATCGGCGACACCATCGGCGTTGGCACGGCGGGCCACGTACGCAAACTGATCGGGGCCTTCGACAGAGTCGGCGTCGGACGCGAGTCGCTGGCGATGCACTTCCACGACACCTACGGCCAGGCGCTGACCAACACGTACGCCGCGCTGGAAGAGGGCATCGCCACGTTCGACGCGAGCGCGGGTGGGCTCGGTGGGTGTCCCTACGCCAAATCGGCCACCGGCAATCTCGCCACCGAGGACCTGGTCTGGATGCTCGACGGCCTCGGGATCACGCACGGCGTCGACCTGCCCGCGTTGGTCCGGACGAGCACCTGGATGGCGGGGCAACTAGGGCGGCCGAGTCCGAGTGCGGTGGTGCGCGCACTCGGCTCACCGGAGTGA
- a CDS encoding biotin carboxylase N-terminal domain-containing protein, with amino-acid sequence MTQPIRSVLVANRGEIALRVFRTCRRLGIETIALYTDLDVSAPHVKAADRAIRMSSYLDIDEVVAAAVEADADAVHPGYGFLSERAPFARALAQAGVRLVGPSADVMDAMGRKDAAREIAVAADVPVVPSYALTDDPETFAYPVLVKAAAGGGGKGMRVVTSAADFAEAAAAAAREAAKSFGDDTLLVEKYVESGRHLEVQILGDTHGNVIHLYERDCSTQRRHQKVLEEAPGPTIDADLRQRLTSAAVSLAKQVGYVNAGTVEFLLDNATGDFYFLEMNTRLQVEHPVTEAITGGFDLVEEQLRITAGEPLSIGSGELGIHGHAIEARVYAEDSFGGFLPQAGVATFVRWPRGDGIRVDAALRTGQEVSTAYDPMLGKVIAHGATREDARRRLIAALDQTDIAGLTTNTGFLRALLATDEFAEATIDTAWLDHHEVAAPEPDGARALAAYALAPDSAGDPDPWRADGWRSGAPAAATLVDLDQLIEVRRDSLDSRPARILGRGRDAGGHHLAVEVNGERHEGRVRDLGATVEVLHRGQRFIFERPDAFGDHAAAVSDGTLLAPMPGTVLAVHVVEGEAVASGQTLGVLEAMKMELALKAPYHGVVAAVGAAPGEQVKLGAMLFEVSES; translated from the coding sequence ATGACACAACCGATCCGGTCCGTGTTGGTCGCAAACCGCGGCGAGATCGCGCTCCGCGTCTTCCGCACCTGCCGCCGGCTCGGCATCGAGACGATCGCGCTCTATACCGACCTCGATGTGTCGGCGCCGCACGTCAAGGCCGCCGACCGAGCGATCCGGATGAGTTCCTATCTCGACATCGACGAGGTGGTGGCTGCTGCGGTCGAGGCAGACGCGGACGCGGTGCATCCGGGCTATGGCTTCTTGAGCGAACGTGCGCCGTTCGCGCGCGCGTTGGCGCAGGCTGGCGTACGCCTGGTCGGTCCCAGCGCCGACGTCATGGACGCGATGGGACGCAAGGATGCTGCCCGCGAGATCGCGGTCGCAGCTGACGTGCCGGTCGTCCCGTCGTACGCCCTGACCGACGACCCGGAGACGTTCGCCTATCCGGTGCTGGTCAAGGCCGCGGCCGGGGGCGGCGGCAAGGGGATGCGGGTGGTGACCAGCGCTGCGGACTTTGCGGAGGCGGCCGCCGCGGCGGCGCGGGAGGCGGCCAAGTCGTTCGGAGACGACACGCTGCTGGTGGAGAAGTACGTCGAGTCGGGCCGTCACCTCGAGGTGCAGATCCTGGGCGACACCCACGGCAATGTGATCCACCTCTACGAGCGCGACTGCTCTACACAGCGGCGGCATCAGAAGGTGCTGGAGGAGGCTCCCGGGCCGACCATCGACGCCGATCTGCGGCAGCGGCTGACCAGCGCGGCGGTGTCCCTGGCAAAGCAGGTGGGGTACGTGAATGCGGGCACCGTCGAGTTCCTGCTCGACAACGCGACGGGCGACTTCTACTTCTTGGAGATGAACACTCGCCTCCAGGTCGAGCACCCCGTGACCGAGGCGATCACAGGTGGCTTCGACCTGGTCGAGGAGCAGTTGCGGATCACCGCCGGTGAGCCGTTGTCGATCGGTTCCGGTGAACTCGGCATCCACGGTCACGCCATCGAGGCGCGCGTCTACGCCGAGGACTCGTTCGGCGGCTTCCTGCCGCAAGCGGGCGTCGCGACCTTCGTACGCTGGCCGCGCGGCGACGGGATCCGCGTCGATGCGGCACTGCGCACCGGTCAGGAGGTGAGCACTGCCTACGACCCGATGCTCGGCAAGGTGATCGCCCACGGTGCCACCCGTGAGGACGCTCGACGTCGACTGATCGCCGCGCTCGACCAGACCGACATCGCCGGGCTGACCACGAACACCGGCTTCCTGCGTGCGCTGCTGGCCACCGACGAGTTCGCCGAGGCGACGATCGACACGGCCTGGCTGGATCATCACGAGGTCGCCGCCCCGGAGCCCGACGGCGCGCGGGCGCTGGCGGCGTACGCGCTTGCTCCCGACTCGGCGGGCGACCCCGACCCCTGGCGCGCGGACGGCTGGCGCTCGGGCGCTCCTGCAGCGGCCACGCTGGTCGACCTCGACCAACTGATCGAGGTGCGACGTGACTCCCTGGACTCCCGACCGGCCCGCATCCTGGGCCGTGGCCGAGACGCTGGCGGTCACCACCTCGCGGTCGAGGTCAACGGTGAACGCCATGAGGGCCGCGTACGCGATCTCGGCGCGACGGTCGAGGTGCTGCATCGGGGGCAACGCTTCATCTTCGAGCGACCGGATGCGTTCGGCGACCACGCCGCGGCTGTCAGCGATGGCACCCTGCTCGCGCCGATGCCCGGCACGGTGCTCGCCGTGCATGTCGTCGAAGGTGAGGCGGTCGCCTCTGGTCAGACCCTCGGCGTGTTGGAGGCGATGAAGATGGAACTGGCCCTGAAGGCGCCGTACCACGGGGTCGTCGCGGCTGTCGGCGCGGCCCCGGGTGAGCAGGTCAAGTTGGGCGCGATGCTGTTCGAGGTGAGCGAATCGTGA
- a CDS encoding carboxyl transferase domain-containing protein, producing MTAPTVGLRTLAEELRATLAKVRQGGSESARAKHTGRGKLLVRDRIDRLLDPGSPFLELAPLAAFGMYGGAGDDFAVPSASVVAGIGRIEGRLCMIVANDATVKGGTYYPLTVKKHLRAQTIAAENRLPCVYLVDSGGAFLPMQDDVFPDREHFGRIFFNQANLSRAGIPQIAAVMGSCTAGGAYVPAMSDETVIVKEQGTIFLGGPPLVKAATGEVVTAEELGGGDVHARTSGVVDHLADDDAHALRIVRSIVATLPGGGFETGLRPSSTTGGAGRSSFTGGAGPASFTGGAGLSSFTGGAGPASFTGGAAPFSTTGGAGPSSFTGGDRWLRSERSERLETTFDEPHEPAESLYDVVPADTRTPYDVREVIRRLVDGSRLHEFKRLYGETLVCGFAHIMGRPVGIVANNGILFSESARKGAHFVELCNQRGVPLLFLQNITGFMVGKEYENQGIARDGAKLVTAVASSVVPKLTLVIGGSFGAGNYGMCGRAYDPRFLWMWPNARISVMGGEQAASVLSTVKRDGIEAGGGEWSADEEEAFKAPIREQYEHQGSPYYATARLWDDGIIDPADSRRVLGMALAVCEGSGPTPPPSYGVFRM from the coding sequence ATGACTGCGCCTACTGTGGGGCTCCGTACGCTCGCCGAGGAGTTGCGAGCCACGCTCGCCAAGGTCCGTCAGGGCGGTTCTGAATCCGCCCGGGCCAAGCACACCGGGCGGGGCAAGCTGCTGGTACGCGACCGGATCGATCGGCTCCTCGACCCGGGTTCGCCGTTCCTCGAGCTGGCGCCCCTGGCGGCATTCGGGATGTACGGCGGCGCCGGAGACGACTTCGCGGTGCCCAGTGCGTCGGTCGTGGCGGGCATCGGCCGGATCGAGGGCCGACTGTGCATGATCGTGGCCAACGACGCGACGGTGAAGGGTGGCACCTACTACCCGCTGACGGTCAAGAAGCACCTGCGCGCGCAGACGATCGCGGCCGAGAACCGACTGCCATGTGTGTACCTGGTCGACTCCGGCGGCGCGTTCTTGCCGATGCAGGATGACGTCTTCCCCGACCGCGAACACTTCGGCCGGATCTTCTTCAACCAGGCCAATCTGTCGCGGGCCGGCATCCCCCAGATCGCCGCGGTGATGGGCTCGTGCACGGCCGGTGGGGCGTACGTCCCCGCGATGTCGGACGAGACCGTGATCGTCAAGGAGCAGGGCACGATCTTCCTCGGGGGGCCGCCGCTGGTGAAGGCGGCGACGGGCGAGGTGGTGACCGCGGAGGAGCTCGGCGGTGGCGACGTGCATGCGCGTACGTCCGGGGTGGTCGACCATCTTGCCGACGACGATGCGCACGCGCTGCGGATCGTACGGTCGATCGTGGCGACGCTGCCAGGTGGTGGTTTCGAGACGGGGCTGCGCCCCTCCTCAACCACCGGCGGGGCTGGGCGCTCCTCGTTCACCGGCGGGGCTGGCCCGGCCTCGTTCACCGGCGGGGCGGGCCTTTCCTCGTTCACCGGCGGGGCGGGCCCGGCCTCGTTCACCGGCGGGGCTGCGCCGTTCTCGACCACCGGCGGGGCTGGCCCTTCCTCGTTCACCGGCGGTGATCGGTGGTTGAGGAGCGAACGAAGTGAGCGTCTCGAAACCACATTCGACGAACCACACGAGCCGGCCGAGTCGCTCTACGACGTCGTCCCCGCCGACACGCGTACGCCCTACGACGTGCGCGAGGTGATCCGGCGTCTGGTCGACGGGTCACGGCTACACGAGTTCAAGCGGCTCTACGGCGAGACACTGGTGTGCGGCTTCGCGCACATCATGGGCCGCCCGGTCGGGATCGTGGCCAACAACGGCATCCTCTTCAGCGAGTCCGCGCGCAAGGGTGCGCACTTCGTCGAGTTGTGCAACCAGCGCGGCGTACCCCTGTTGTTCTTGCAGAACATCACCGGCTTCATGGTCGGCAAGGAGTACGAGAACCAGGGCATCGCGCGCGACGGCGCCAAACTCGTCACGGCGGTCGCCAGCTCGGTCGTACCGAAGCTGACCTTGGTGATCGGGGGTTCGTTCGGTGCGGGCAACTACGGCATGTGCGGTCGGGCGTACGACCCGCGCTTCTTGTGGATGTGGCCCAACGCGCGGATCTCGGTGATGGGTGGCGAGCAGGCTGCGTCGGTGTTGTCGACCGTGAAGCGCGACGGCATCGAGGCCGGGGGAGGCGAGTGGAGCGCGGACGAGGAAGAGGCGTTCAAGGCGCCGATCCGCGAGCAGTACGAGCACCAGGGCTCGCCCTACTACGCCACCGCGCGGTTGTGGGACGACGGCATCATCGATCCGGCCGACTCGCGCCGCGTGCTCGGAATGGCGTTGGCGGTCTGCGAGGGCTCCGGCCCGACCCCACCACCGTCCTACGGCGTCTTCCGGATGTGA
- a CDS encoding response regulator transcription factor has protein sequence MPDPLRLVLAEDGDLLRAGILALFEAFPEIEPVGVARSYDGLLAAVEEHRPDVVLTDIRMPPDLSDEGIRAANQLRRTHPDLGVVVLTQYADVEYALDLIADGSQGRGYLLKERVADATQLIAALKSVAAGGSVIDETVVASLLEAGSRRESSHLAALTPRELEVLTLVARGFSNGGIAEALVVGDKAVEKHINSIFLKLELPAGSQTHRRVAATLIFLTEAGVSGGNLRKAVW, from the coding sequence ATGCCCGATCCGCTGCGCCTCGTCCTCGCCGAGGACGGCGACCTGTTGCGCGCCGGCATCCTCGCGCTCTTCGAGGCCTTCCCCGAAATCGAGCCGGTCGGGGTCGCGCGTTCGTACGACGGTCTGCTCGCCGCCGTCGAAGAACATCGCCCCGACGTCGTGTTGACCGACATCCGGATGCCTCCGGACCTCTCCGACGAAGGGATCCGGGCCGCTAACCAGTTGCGGCGTACGCATCCTGATCTGGGCGTCGTGGTGCTGACGCAGTATGCCGACGTCGAGTACGCCCTCGACCTGATCGCCGACGGAAGCCAGGGACGCGGCTATCTGCTGAAGGAACGCGTCGCCGACGCGACGCAACTGATCGCCGCGCTGAAGTCAGTGGCCGCGGGCGGGTCGGTGATCGACGAAACCGTGGTCGCGTCGTTGCTCGAGGCCGGCAGTCGTCGCGAGAGTTCGCACCTGGCCGCACTGACTCCGCGCGAACTGGAGGTCCTGACGCTCGTGGCCCGCGGCTTCAGCAACGGCGGGATCGCCGAGGCGCTGGTGGTGGGCGACAAGGCGGTGGAAAAGCACATCAACTCGATCTTCCTCAAACTGGAACTTCCCGCGGGATCGCAGACACATCGACGCGTCGCTGCCACACTGATCTTCCTGACCGAGGCCGGAGTATCCGGCGGAAACTTGAGAAAAGCCGTGTGGTGA
- a CDS encoding ATP-binding protein produces the protein MITLPFLAGLPTRLRNFYVANTLAIALSVLGLLIGELFLHSWHLDLSLLTVAAALAISVLALPLIRRGGVQIAVLALTLSSAVFAFAGVVVNPFVAPMAVLVLLVPLLLAFPYLPARAVSLGVGFAVVSTAAVAALAEWRRDSEPGPSTPTEVVVLLLFTPLIAAVLTYEVHALYREMKHQAEALVRSRTQVGDVAIAARKSLERDLHDGAQQRLIGLTVQSRLARNALAKGDLGDVDEILARLAAESQAAVQELRDLAQGIYPPLLTERGLGPALKAIALRTPIPCVLFVEKLPRYAPTLEAAIYFCIHEALQNAIKHSDATEITIQIRGVPALEFAVIDNGRGFDASRNREHGGLSGLVVRLDAMGGELTVTSRPGGGTTVRAVIPDLQAVSDR, from the coding sequence GTGATCACGCTCCCCTTCCTGGCCGGACTTCCCACGCGGCTGCGCAACTTCTATGTCGCCAACACGCTCGCGATCGCCCTCTCGGTGCTGGGCCTGCTCATCGGCGAGTTGTTCCTGCACAGTTGGCACCTCGACCTCAGCCTCCTCACGGTCGCGGCGGCGCTGGCGATCTCAGTGCTGGCCCTGCCGCTGATCCGCCGCGGTGGCGTGCAGATCGCGGTGCTCGCCCTGACGCTCTCGTCTGCGGTCTTCGCGTTCGCGGGCGTCGTCGTCAACCCGTTCGTGGCACCGATGGCGGTGCTGGTGCTCCTCGTCCCGTTGCTGCTCGCCTTCCCCTATCTGCCTGCCCGGGCTGTCAGCCTCGGTGTCGGCTTCGCGGTCGTGTCGACCGCCGCCGTGGCGGCGCTGGCCGAATGGCGTCGCGACAGCGAGCCCGGCCCGTCGACACCGACCGAAGTGGTCGTACTCCTCCTCTTCACCCCCCTCATCGCGGCCGTACTGACCTACGAGGTGCACGCCCTCTATCGGGAGATGAAGCACCAGGCCGAGGCACTCGTACGATCACGCACGCAGGTCGGTGACGTCGCGATCGCGGCGCGCAAGAGCCTCGAGCGCGATCTGCACGATGGCGCGCAACAACGGCTGATCGGACTGACCGTGCAGAGCCGACTGGCCCGCAATGCACTGGCCAAAGGCGACCTGGGCGACGTCGACGAAATCCTGGCAAGGCTTGCCGCCGAGTCGCAGGCCGCCGTCCAGGAACTGCGCGACCTCGCCCAGGGGATCTATCCGCCCTTGCTGACCGAGCGCGGTCTAGGACCCGCGCTCAAAGCCATCGCGCTGCGGACACCGATCCCGTGCGTGCTGTTTGTCGAGAAGTTGCCGAGGTACGCCCCAACACTCGAAGCGGCGATCTATTTCTGCATCCACGAGGCGCTGCAGAACGCGATCAAGCACTCCGACGCCACCGAGATCACCATCCAGATCCGCGGCGTGCCCGCGCTGGAGTTCGCGGTGATCGACAACGGTCGCGGCTTCGATGCTTCTCGCAACCGCGAGCACGGCGGCCTCAGTGGCCTGGTCGTACGCCTCGACGCGATGGGCGGCGAACTCACCGTGACCTCACGCCCAGGCGGCGGGACCACCGTACGTGCGGTGATCCCCGACCTGCAGGCGGTTAGCGACCGCTAA
- a CDS encoding TetR/AcrR family transcriptional regulator has translation MSRRQQILDVAADLFARRGFHGVSVTDLGQACGISGPALYKHFASKEAILAQMLVSISEELLAVGLSRVTAAPGPTEALRRLVDWHVDFALSHQALIVVQDRDWQSLPAEARERVRALQLEYVDLWADQLRLLQPDLRRDRAQAMAHVAFGLINSTPHSGRLAPEAMHGLLYEMALRALGVD, from the coding sequence GTGAGCCGGCGCCAGCAGATCCTCGACGTCGCCGCCGACCTCTTCGCCAGACGCGGTTTCCACGGCGTCTCGGTGACCGACCTCGGTCAGGCGTGTGGCATCTCCGGCCCGGCGCTCTACAAGCACTTCGCCTCCAAGGAGGCGATCCTGGCGCAGATGCTGGTCTCGATCAGCGAGGAACTCCTGGCCGTCGGGCTCTCCCGGGTCACCGCCGCGCCCGGACCGACCGAGGCGTTGCGCAGGCTGGTCGACTGGCACGTCGACTTCGCCCTGAGCCACCAGGCGCTGATCGTCGTCCAGGATCGCGACTGGCAGTCCCTACCCGCCGAGGCACGCGAACGCGTACGCGCCTTGCAGTTGGAGTACGTCGACCTCTGGGCCGATCAACTGCGACTCCTGCAACCCGACCTGCGTCGAGATCGCGCGCAGGCGATGGCGCACGTGGCGTTCGGTCTGATCAACTCCACCCCGCACAGTGGCCGGCTCGCACCCGAGGCGATGCACGGCCTGCTGTACGAGATGGCGTTGCGTGCGCTCGGGGTCGACTGA